The DNA window CTCAGATTGTGTCATGTTGATGTTTTCAATTTCTGTGATGGACAGGTGAGGGTGCTGCGAATGGAAGATGCAGATATATGAATGTCTATGTCCATTGAACTTTGAAGGATGAGCAAAAGGAACCTGAAAAGATCTAACTGCGACATTTGTTGACTATGTTCTAGTTTTTGTACTTAGGCACTGATTTTTCAGTTGTTTCGTTACTTGTATAAAGTCACTGTATATGAAAAGTCATGTTTTTTTGGCTTGATTGTAAAGTTGAAATACTACTTAGGTCTTACAGTAATGAGGATGCTGTGttgtatattgtttgatattcaaTGAAAAGTTCAATTTTTGCTGTCTACATTGTGTTTGAATGAGTATACTTTTTGCctttattgttgattttgtatgTGCTAAATTATACTGTTATTCCTTCTTTAACCCATCTACAAATGCTGAAAGTTTTGTTATTGCTTTGAGGTGCAATTTCAGAAGAGTGCATTGAAGATGATGATAGTGAGGATGATTATGCTAGCATCCAGAGGCCGGCTTTTCAAGTAGACGGGGAACCTAATTTTGATTCTGGTCCACCGGAAGACGGATGGGAATATCTTAGGCGTGTCAGGTATTGCTGTAACTTTCATCTCTGCCCTCTATATTAGTGATTCTCAATATTGTCGTGGATCACTCCAGCTCCTTAGTTATTAAGGGTTCTGAGAATATGCATTAAAACTGACTCTAACTGCCTAGCTTCAAACTTATAGTGAGCTTTCAGTATTGTAAAATTTCTAGTCAGTCTAGAAATTCAAAATGCAACCAAGTATGACAATTGTAGTGGACACACTTTCATGAAATTGTCTTGTTTAGGTGGGTTAAGAAGTATTGGGAAATTATCTTGTTGTGGTGGAATTTGAGACTGGTATTTCTTACAGTGGTTTCCAAGAACATACTTTTACTAGGGGAATAAATTAAGCTACTTTGGTATAGATCTAGGTTTCTGATTTGTTAAATGATAGAGAGTAGAAGAAACTTTACTGTTGCCTACCTAGTAAGAGCAATAAAATGTACCTCAAACTCTTTTCTTGCTTAGGTGGGAGGCACAACAATTTCCTAATGTGAAGATATCCAAGCTGGATAGAAGTAAACTTACAAAGGAGCAAAGTCCTTATATGCCCCAGATTCCTGATATTGCCAAGTGTCCTGAGCATCTGTTGCCATTGAAACAGTGGGAGGATGCATTTCTTGCAGAATTTTCAGCACTAAGAGTGGTATGTATGTTGTTCTAGAACTTATCTTTGTCTTTCCTTTTTGTTTTCCTTCAATTTCTCATTTGGAAAGGATCAATGCTCTATTGCATAATCTCCCGATCAAACTTAACCATATAATTGTAAAGGACTCATAATATAAtcatctattttatttatttattactgttGGATAATTGAAGTTCTTGGTAACTCGGTTTGGGAATGGGGCGGGTATACTGATTTTTCCTTAGTATAGTACTAAGGACTGACTTTGTTTCTCAATTTGTTATTCCAGAATCTGTCATGCCTTGTTGAAGAACGTTCAAGCACCATGCTGTCTGGCAGTAATTTTGGAGATATCCTACTTTGTAATAATAAGAGCATTGCTAAGGCTGATCAACCTACTAACTTGGCTGGCAAGCATGAGGATAACATTACGTCTTTAGAGAATCCTGGATTGAAAACTTCCAAAGATCAAACTTGCAGCAATATTCCCACTCCTCCCCTGCTTTCTACAATCCTAGGAATGGACTCTGTAGCCCGAGTATCAATGTTGCTGAAACGAATTCGCCTGCTGGAACCTGAAAACACCATCACAAGAATTGATTGCTTGTGGCTTTTTGCTCTCTGTGCAGCTGTAGATACTCCACTAGATGCAGACACTTGCGCTGCACTCAGGAGTCTGTTGCGAAAGTGTGCCGACATTCGTGCTGGAAAAGCTGAACTGGATGATGAGGTTGTAATGTTGAATATATTGGCTACAATTTCGGGCAGATATTTTGGGCAATCTGAAAATTGAATTTCCAGTTTGTAAGGCCTCTTATGTTTTAGAATTGGGATGGTTATGATTTTCCAGACTATGCATAAAATCTAATGTATGGTTCTAAGAATTTCTTAATATATGTCTTAATGTTTTAACCAAGTCATTATTGCTTTACCATTAAAGTACACTTGACAATACCAACATGGTGCGACACATTTAACATTTGGTCCCTAAATTGTGTTTTAGACCAATGTAATATAGAGGATAGTATTAAAATTTGaagggaaaaaaaaaagaatggggAAGGTTGAGATGTAAAATTTGAGAAAACTGGAGTAAAAATGGTGTGGATTAGAATATATTAGATTTAGCCCTTTAAATGAATTTTGTAGGTAAGAAGTATTAGCCTCATTCTGGTTGTGGGATACTTTGGACCCAAAAAAAAAACTAGATTATAAAAGGATAATTTTatctaaaaatgaaaattaaatcatAAACAAAATTTGAATTATCAACCCCCTTACAACTTTTTAAACTACCATCCGACTACTAGACCACCATCAACTGCCATTTTGACCATGACCAATGTCAATTACTTTCATTCACCAGTATATCCATCATATCGACCCCATCGATCAACACTTCATTTATCTATGATCATCAATCTGATTACCCTCAATCGTATAGTATTTCTCCAATACCTTCTTGGAATAGCCATCTCATTACAAATTTTAAAATGCCTCTCATCATCGACAATCAAAGACTTGTACCATGGACAATTGACAATCAATAACTTGCATGTTAAAATATTTGCAGCTATCACTCCtaatattaga is part of the Vicia villosa cultivar HV-30 ecotype Madison, WI linkage group LG2, Vvil1.0, whole genome shotgun sequence genome and encodes:
- the LOC131645760 gene encoding uncharacterized protein LOC131645760, whose product is MAELSVSDSVTVSDLNSQEQLVLNSAAAAGNETTAVPPPQTTNELEQKKKRLLEELESALVSTPIPKPVHKPNPKPNRLGLGIEVIDETALLDSIPKIGKQSRRRASKKIHKKAVTVTETESESSIHLVARNISSSSSSSENERKYSREEMEAVRFVNVSQQRKFWKKIYDALQSTFSGEYDALVAAPNNPPPFVPNKKPILIEECIEDDDSEDDYASIQRPAFQVDGEPNFDSGPPEDGWEYLRRVRWEAQQFPNVKISKLDRSKLTKEQSPYMPQIPDIAKCPEHLLPLKQWEDAFLAEFSALRVNLSCLVEERSSTMLSGSNFGDILLCNNKSIAKADQPTNLAGKHEDNITSLENPGLKTSKDQTCSNIPTPPLLSTILGMDSVARVSMLLKRIRLLEPENTITRIDCLWLFALCAAVDTPLDADTCAALRSLLRKCADIRAGKAELDDEVVMLNILATISGRYFGQSEN